In a single window of the bacterium genome:
- the guaB gene encoding IMP dehydrogenase, producing the protein MQSENIPYGLTFDDVLLLPAKSEVLPSEANLETQLTRGITLGIPILSAAMDTVTEAHTAIAMAQEGGIGIIHKNMSPEQQAIEVDKVKKSESGMIVDPITMDPDRKVSEALGLMARYRISGVPITETGKKEGKLVGILTNRDLRFETKLERPIREVMTSKNLVTVKPGIALEDAKARLHEHRIEKLLVVDEDYNLVGLITIKDIEKSRKYPNACKDPMGRLRVGAAVGVGDDLDTRALALIEAGVDVLAVDTAHGHSMGVIEGVRALKKKFPGMQVIAGNVATGKAAKELVNAGVDAVKVGVGPGSICTTRIISGVGVPQISAIMECARAVEGSGVPIIADGGIKYSGDIVKAIAAGAHSVMIGSLFAGVDESPGDLVLYQGRSYKVYRGMGSLEAMKKGSKDRYFQDDVEVEGKLVPEGIEGRVPYRGPVSATVYQMVGGLRSGMGYTGCRNLEELRTNARFVRITSAGLKESHVHDVIITKEAPNYWLE; encoded by the coding sequence ATGCAGTCGGAAAACATTCCCTACGGCCTTACTTTCGACGATGTTCTGCTCCTTCCCGCAAAGTCCGAGGTACTGCCGTCGGAAGCCAACCTCGAGACCCAGCTGACACGAGGGATCACGTTGGGTATCCCCATCCTTTCCGCCGCCATGGATACGGTGACCGAGGCCCACACGGCCATCGCCATGGCCCAGGAGGGGGGTATCGGGATCATTCACAAGAACATGAGCCCCGAGCAGCAGGCTATTGAGGTGGACAAGGTCAAGAAATCGGAAAGCGGCATGATCGTCGATCCCATCACCATGGACCCGGACAGGAAGGTCAGCGAGGCCCTCGGACTTATGGCCAGGTACCGCATCTCGGGTGTTCCCATCACCGAGACCGGGAAAAAGGAAGGCAAGCTGGTGGGGATCCTGACAAACCGGGACCTGCGATTCGAGACCAAGCTTGAGCGTCCCATCCGGGAGGTCATGACGAGCAAAAACCTCGTCACCGTCAAGCCCGGCATCGCCCTGGAGGATGCCAAGGCCCGTCTTCATGAGCACAGGATCGAAAAGCTGCTCGTGGTGGACGAGGATTACAACCTGGTCGGCCTGATCACCATCAAGGACATCGAGAAATCCCGCAAATATCCCAACGCCTGCAAGGATCCGATGGGCCGGTTGCGCGTGGGCGCCGCGGTGGGAGTGGGGGACGATCTTGACACCCGCGCCCTGGCGCTTATCGAGGCCGGGGTGGACGTCCTGGCCGTGGACACGGCCCACGGGCACAGCATGGGTGTTATCGAGGGCGTCAGGGCGTTGAAGAAGAAGTTCCCCGGCATGCAGGTCATCGCCGGCAACGTGGCCACCGGAAAGGCCGCGAAAGAGCTCGTGAACGCCGGGGTCGACGCTGTCAAGGTCGGGGTCGGCCCGGGATCGATCTGCACCACGCGGATCATTTCCGGAGTGGGGGTCCCCCAGATATCCGCCATCATGGAGTGCGCCCGTGCCGTGGAAGGTTCCGGAGTCCCCATCATCGCCGATGGCGGGATCAAGTATTCAGGGGACATCGTCAAGGCCATCGCCGCGGGAGCCCACTCCGTGATGATCGGGAGCCTTTTTGCGGGAGTCGATGAGAGCCCGGGGGACCTGGTTCTCTACCAGGGACGTTCCTACAAGGTTTACAGGGGCATGGGTTCCCTGGAGGCCATGAAGAAAGGCAGCAAGGACAGGTACTTCCAGGACGACGTGGAGGTGGAGGGGAAACTGGTGCCGGAAGGGATCGAGGGGCGGGTCCCGTACCGCGGGCCGGTCTCGGCTACGGTGTACCAGATGGTGGGAGGCTTGCGCTCCGGGATGGGGTACACGGGGTGCAGGAACCTCGAAGAGCTCAGGACCAACGCCCGGTTCGTGCGGATCACCAGTGCGGGTCTCAAGGAAAGCCACGTCCACGACGTCATCATCACCAAGGAAGCGCCGAATTACTGGTTAGAATAA